The DNA region AACATTTCAATTTGATTAGCGTTTCCCATGTTTCAGGTTTCGAATATTAAAACATTGAGTTTTACTCTGCCTAGTCTCGTCTTTTCTAAGAACGCACACGTGCATGTAATGATGGTGTAAATAAGTCTACTTATGATGCTTTTATTAAAATGGTAATGGAAATGTTAtttgttctggttttattttttgtatctTAAATGAGCATTAAACAATGAAAAGGTTTAGTGAACCTGGTTCTAGTCGTGTGGTTTGGATAACAGCAACATTTCCACAGGTGTAAACATTTAGTGCGTTTAAAAAGTGGAAttcttaaaaaatatgaaatacttCAAACAAAACCAGTATTCAATCCCCAACTTTAAAGATGGGGAAGATGTTCATTAAACTAAGTCAATGTGGTGAAcacatcacatctgacagaatGACGGCTGCTGCAAGCAGGTGCACACAGACACTATTTTTtgcttcctcagcagcagagtgggccgacttgctgctgcagctctctctccccctccctcgctccccctaTGCCTCCTCTTCTCCTAAGCCAGAACCCTAGCTGCATCAAATGTCTGCAAAGCAGTGAGCATGgctgcaacagcagcatcagcgaaCATGATTACTCCAGTTTTCCAACACCTGAGACCAACAGAAAACCAGCACGCGACTACCATCTTCTGAAATACCCGATGGAGCACAGAGGAATAAAACTTATCAGGAGTGGAGCAGGACCCAGGGGAAAGGCAGGCATGACAGGATGAGGTGAGTGACTCAAGTCATGTCTGATCTATAGATCCGATGGCCAGGACACAGACTTTATTCTGACTATTGTTTCAGCAAATAATGCTGTAGCAGCTTAGGATGAACATTTTACTCATTTGTGACTCTGCAAATTTCTCCTTCTTTAACTGGGCAATAGGAGAAGCTATGAAATAAATCCAGATGAACTTAGTTGAGCATCCACAGCCCTAACTGTTAAATTTTACATACATGCAGAAAGCATGTTTGTATGCAGCGGTGCATCCAGCATTACATCCTGTAGGAACCAACTCTCACTGCAGCACTCTGTGCTTCATTTCCACTGGCAGAGCTTCATGGCTGTTGGCAGGATGACGAGTAGCCTTAGAAAACACATCGAGAGCAGAACATAACCCATCTATCCCAGCTTAGAGTAGCACTTGCAGTGCAGCAGCTCCCCGTTCTATGCTAGTTCAGCCACAATGACCTGGAAAAACACTTCAAAGACGCTGTAATAGTTACAGATCAGCTACTGCAGGACTCAATCCATTTTGGTCCACTTAAAAGCACGTCTGAAGGAGGACACCGTTAGATCTGAGTGAGTCCAGTCTGTGATTGAACAGTAAAAAAGAAACTACACAATAATTTCACACCCAAATATTGACGTTGCTGCTGATGTTACTTAAACATAAAATCCAGCACGACCACATATTGTACATATGACCGCATATACTTCACTAAGTTCATTGGATACTAAATTAGTGAAGTCATTAGAGATCATCTCACAAGGCCTGTACGGCCTTTTACAATGAATAGTTGAGGTGCAGGTTTTGGCATATGAGCTTTTTTTGATTGTTGTAGCTGTTGAACAGTGACAGGTTCCACCTCAGAAACCTAGACCACTCCTAAATGTACGCAAACAACAAATCCACTACACTGTACTGTGCTGTTTCCTTTTCTACCCTGACCCAGGATGTGGGGCTTAAGAGCCAAGACCATGCCTATGTCCTGTGTCTCCAtgatctgcctcctcctgctgctgctgtgtggattGCAGGGAGGCTGGGTGCAGTCCATTTGCCCCTCCGTGTGCTTTTGCACCCAAGGACACCGTGTTGTGGACTGTTCCTCACGAGGTCTGACCAAGCTACCGCCTGGTCTGCAGCACAACATCCACTTTCTCAATCTCTCTTTTAACAGGTAAGTCTGGCGGTGTCGTAGGATACCAGGCTCTGCTGGTATCCTGATACAGATCATTGCAGTTACTGTGTCTGATTGTGTTGGCCAACAACACAGTGGTGCTGAAGGTCGAAGAATTAAGGCCTGGACTGAACAGCTGGTCCCACATAATTATCCCACATAATGGCTTTAAATCATCTCACCAAATACTTTCACACATGACCAATAATAGTAGAACGACTGCAAAGCTTCATGTGCGTAGTGTAACTGGTCACATCTAATTTGGTAAAACCAGGGCTGCACATTAGCACAAACCTCACTGACGTGCGTGTCTGAATTACTTAAcaccatttattatttatttatattatggCCACGGTGCATCTATGAAGCTAATGCTGTATTAGGAGCTGACTTGTTTGATTGGCCaagctatttttttttcctttgaacACATTTGACTTGCACATAcgaatatatttatatatttttctgaCAGCTTGCAGGATCTGGACAGTCAGCTCAGTCAATATGCACACCTGCGAACCCTTGACCTGTCCTACAACCGTCTGGAGAGCCTGCCACCTGCCCTGCCCCGGTCATTGTGGGACATTCGAGTAGTGGGAAACCATTTACGGTCACTAGAAAAAAATGACACTGCGTACCACTGGAACCTGAAAGTACTGGACCTGTCAGACAACGAGCTAGAGAAAGTGGTCTTCATCAACAACACGCTGCCTAGTCTCCAGGCTGTGAATCTCAGTCATAACAGGTTTTGGACTGTACCCACAAATATGCCACACAACCTGGAGAGCATTGATTTGTCTCATAACTTTCTAGTGCAGATCCTGCCTGGATCCCTGGATCGACTGCCCCGGTTGGTCAACTTCTACTTGCATGCTAATCGCTTCTCCTGGTTGTCTGAGGGTGTCTTTGATAAGCTGACAAGGCTGGAGGTGATGACACTAGGGGGTAACCCTTGGGcttgtgaagaagaagaaaacataaCAAGGCTGCTGACATGGACTGAGCACACCCACGCTACTGTCTTAGGTTGCCCCTGTTATACAAGACCTGTCTGTGGACAAAGCCGTGTGGCAGTGCCTGGGAGTGAGAGGCACTCACCACACTGGGTTAACAGCAATGAAGGCAAATTACCTGCAAGAACTCCAGATGTTACGTCTAACTACCAGCTCAGATCTTCACATTCCCAAACTGGAATGTATCCAGACAAAACAGGATTGAATGAGCCTGGGGAACATGAGGCGTTTGTCTGGACATCCACACGCTTTACAGGTTTCTccaaacaaacaagcacaacAGGAGACCCGCTGTCTGCAACTACACAGTTCAAAGTGGCAAAGACCCGAAACAAAAGTCCAACATTACAGAGTCCAAAAACTGTGACCCTGGCTATTCTAGTACTGACATTGAGATTAAAGGACTGAATCCTAGGAGAAGAGGAGAGCGGCCTGTCAGATATTCCACAAACtgaatgaacaaaaaaatcTACTGTACAAAAAACTGTCTCAATATATGGTTCTACATTATTGTAATACTGTAATCTATGTTCATTACACTGATGCTTGGTTGAAATCAAAGAATTTTATAATATCACATTCCAGCAACACTTTGAACAAACTACAGTCAAATAATTATGAAAACTTCTTTTTAGCCaaggtgaaaaacaaaacaaaaaaaggaaaaatactgttttttctgctgtttACAGAGAGTCCCACACGTAGTAAAACAGAATGGCTGCTTTCTGTCCTTGCTGAAAGGTGAGCAGGTGATGCCACCAGTCAGTGCACACCACCCAGATAATGAGCAGCATCTTGTGCAGCCACAGTCATAGCAActcctttttaatttctgtttaATATCACTGCACATAgttagtgactgttgagctgttTTGACCTCAGCCGAGGTCGTTCCCAGGTATAAACACAATACAGTAGTTCAACTTTTCACTTCAAACATACGGCAGCatataataaacagacagaatTAGCACGTACCAAACTCTTTGAGTTGGACTACAGTAGTGGTGCTACTGCCTGTGCATAAGGTACCAGACGCATGTAAAGATAAACGGAAccaatgtgtttatgtgtttacaGGGTGTTGCATGAAGGCAGAATTACACAAACCATGGAGTAACTACATGCTGTCACTATTACAAACATTGCACCATTAGTTTATCAGTAACAACCACATTACAAACTAAATCCTAGTCATGGTCTGCTCctcttatcatcatcatcatcatcatcatcatcatcatcatgacatGACAACTAACCTAATACCTGGTGAAGAACATGGGATACAATTGAACGTATAGAACATTTGGCACCTTTGGCCATATTAGCCTGTCaaagctttgtgtgtttcattcCTTTTTGCTCCTTTCTCTAAAgtctaaaaacaaaaatctatggctgtaaaaattaataaaataaaataaataaataaaaagcaaataattTATTGTTACATTTGTAAACAAGGgaggtaggaaaaaaaaaatcacaaacctTTTCCAATTCATTTGCATTCATTGTTATTCAATCCTCATTGTCATTTCAAATTAGCATGAGCTTATCGAACAAAGTCAATAGGTCTAAATTTAGAGACAGTGCGAGTAGATTCAACACAGAGGAGGTGTCAGAAAACCCCTCAAAAACAAGgttcaaaatgaaacaaaacggTGGTTATGCTACACGCATGATGCAAGGTGGGAAGTTATCCAAAGCTGCAAGAATAATGAGGAGGCAAGAAGGGAAAAATCCTTAAGTCACTGGTCCTAATGGGGTGTGACAGAGTTGTCCTCATGTTTGCACAGTGGAAGGGCCTACCTGCGAGCCACGTAGTAGAAGACTGGGTTCCCACTcttggaggttcctgcctggtAGAAGATGTTAAGTGTCTTCAAGGCTTTGAACTCTTCCTTCTCATGAACCTGGTGCCTGAAACACAAACCAGAAAATACGGCAAAAACATTTAGAAAGGTTTAAAAACAATTTAAGAAGAGGAGTAAGTGTTTGGATAagaattaagaaaataaaatctaATGAGCTAATATATCACCACTTGAAAATTGCAGGTTTCTGGGGCTTTCCTCTTTTTGAGGCTTTTGAAATATTGGTATGTTGTGATAAACCCAAAGAGCAGATGTCCCACAAAAGAATACAAGCAGCAGAtgtctaaaaaaataatattgtaTAAAGTGTGTGGTAAATTGGTGACAGGGTTCACTGGTCACAATGTAAAagtctcattttttttttatttgtctcatTTCCCCTTTTTGCCACATTTGCCACATTTTTTGACACATTCTGCTTCTGCAACATGGACAAATAAAGCTTTATCTAATCTTATGCAGTTGAGGGAGTTGACCTGTGAATCATTACTTCTGATCAGGTACAAGCTAAACCATGATAATCATTAAAATTCCTTATAAGTTTCACAACTTATATATTAACTATTGTGTCTGTGGctcattattaaattaattttagACTTATTAAATCACATTCATTTAATCATGCATGACTATCTTTGTTATGTCATGATAGGGGTGTAAGTGTCATTTCTGGGGTGTAAAAATGGATTAAACTAAATTtagaaaatttaaatttttaagCGAACTACTGTAGAAAACTGAGTAGGATCTAGGTTTTGTTTGCACTTCTGTTAAATGAGATCGGACAAGTCTTATTTCTCTCTGATTTCAATGAAACATGTGTTTGTTAGAGACTGCATGTTTTCCTCAGCTTTTGGTCTGAGCACAAGTCCacctgccccctgctggacgcTCAACTGCTGTTAGTGAGCCAACACCACGGTCAATTAACTTAGCTGCTATTGTTACCACCTTACCATCAAGTCAGCTGCAAACTACCTTAGAAAACCTACCTTAATGAGCTCTTAATGCTGGTCACATCACAGTTAAAATAAGACAATCACTTCAGAGCTGAGCACCAACAGCTGCCAAGATACGAAGAATGAATGACgcagctgcagaaacacgcCGAAAAGCGTGAGGGGTGAAGCCATGTGGAGCCAAGTTGGGGCCATAGGTTTTGTGACTTGTCAGTTCAATAAAGATACAAACCAAATAAAAACTATTTGAAACTAAAAGCTTGAGTATTATTGGCTTTAATTGTGACACACAATTTATAAGTGGTTAAATAGTTAAACCTCCCACAGTTGCTAAAAGGCAGCATGGCCATATAATGATTAGATAGGTCCTCTGCGTTAGTCCCGCCTCATACGCCAATTCAATACAAGTCCTTTCAGCTTTTAGTTCAAATagtttttatttccatttgcaACTTAATGTTTGGAATTGACTTATTGGCCATGAGGATATATAAAGTcaaagaaaagcacaaataaCTAATTTTATGCTGCAAGTCTCAACCAGCAGTTGACCCATTTGTTAATGCTATGGTTGTTGTCAGTCCTTGTTGTCCAGCTCTCAATGATATGACTGtcaaatttaataatttaataagcAACCTTTTAAATAATTGGGAAGTGGGTTGGGTGGAAGTCGTGTTCGTCAGCGGTGCTCATACAGGCAGCTCAGTAGAACTAAATGATGAGAACGTCTCTCATATGTTCAAGGTAAATGGAAACACGATACACTAGAGACTAGCACAGCTAGCATCCAGTTCCAACCTGCAATTTAAGTGTAAAGAGGAAAGTTAAGGGAAACTTCCATTTGCTAATGAAGCCACTTTGTCTCAGTTATACAAAACTTGTGAAAACATATTAGACATTAAATACAGCCTTTAAATTGTCAGCAACTaattaacattatttttattatatattattgaattatcaGATTATATCAAACCACAGCAGATACTCCTCATGTGTGAGTACAATAATGAAGTAAATAAAGAGCGACTCTGATCCCAAACACATACATGGTACATAATAAGTGTATCATGTACAGTGTGCTAAGTCCTGAACACAGTTACAGCTACAACATCAAATTATAAGCTAAAAGGAAACACACCTGGTCATGAACTCTTCAAACTTAGAACTGGTCAAATTGAGACTGGACCAGTGGGTGTCGGCCACAGGCTTGTGTTCAGGAGGTCCCAGATAGGCCAGCAGGGTTGCCATCTTATCAAAAGGTCGTCTGCCTACAGCCTTGTGGTCCCTTAAAAAAATACCATATTTGAGACCCCACAAAATGACTggaaaaattaaatgtaaagcaTCTACATGAGAAAATGTATGAGCTGTGTCTTCCTGCACCCTGACCTGTTACTGGAGAGGTACTGGCCAATCCTCTCCTGGTTGTTCCACAGCAAGCGATGAAGGGCCAGCACATTACCATCACTGATGAAGGACAGACTGTGGTTGACTGAGTCACTTGGTGGAGAGTCAGACGCAATGTCTAAGAAAAACCTGTGGACAGAAGACAGAACTGAAACTACACCAGGCCTCCCTATGATCCTTTTTGTGACAACTCGCAGTCTGAGACAAGACACGAAAGAAATAGATAAAGCATTTACATAGGAAAatgcagtgaatgcttccatgctgaatgtatttctGAAGTATTGCTCAAAGTAGCTGGAACATTTAAAACTgctaaaaatagctgaagcatgtaaagcataggtgaatgtatctgaagagaattatgagttgtttaaacagagctgaaattTTGCAAAAGAAGGTGAAGCTATTCAATTTCAAATTGGCCATATAATTTTAAATTTCAAAAAGATTTACTGAAATTGAAGAACTGCTAAAAATATAGCTAAGTTGTTGTAGTTCAAGAGATTAAAGAAAAGCTTAAAgttgtggaaatatttaataaagctgaaagtagctgcagaggaactaGTTGAATTTGTTGAATAGTTAAAGTTGGAGCTActatccaaatctttagctaaaaactacaatatttctgctttcaactatttttatagtttttagCAAATTTTGGAATGGATTTGGATcagtgctcttattttgaaatgatacAGAGGAAACATGcaggtaattactaaactataaagtagtctcattaagtagtcatatttaactAGTCAAAAGTGATACCTGGAGaagcgtgattgggaggaacagcCTCCCTGATCTAACCCCaaattatgttatgttattgCACTTCTGTGCTAGGGaaagtttggccataacaaataCCATGTTCGAACATGAACATGTGTCCACTCATCCACATGGCACCAccaaattaaaagtaaaaaagaaaaaggataaAGAGGAAGTAAGAAGAAAGGCACATATCGCACATAGTTGCAGCCAAGTGTCAAAACAGTTGGTGCTATGTTTGGATGTATTTGTacgtgtctttttttgttttgttttgtgtacaaTCAGTAAGGCAATATCTGACTGTCAAATGCAGACCCTTTTACCGTCTGTACGATGATGCTAACTCAGCTATTCGACTTTTGCACGCTGGCATTAGCAACAATCCAATGTACAATGTACTATGACACTGTGCAAAGTGTGGCTGGGGATTTTAATCATACGGACATAAAGGCTGTTAAGAGACctcatgtgtataaactgttattaacagaattattattaggGTCCCACATGCATTCCCcaaacaaaggaaatactgcgaGCCTGCATCTAATGTCTTCATGCTTATTGTAGTGagttaaaacaaaaagatttcAGATTTGAGCATctaaaccaggcgccaggctggggaacaaTACCTGGCTCCCTCGCTGAGACGTCCGGACTCTCTGCtgatacaagcgacaaacggcgattgtgatttgctgagttttTCAAGATATTGTTGATACTGGCGTTAATATtagttgtttaataaagcgttcataatttaattggtcgttgtctgtgattatttgtatatggttttgcagcaatGGTAAATTGAGTCGGCTGTGGTACGGAGTTcccccttcaactaacttaaatacaattgagactgtattggctattccaaattggtatTCGGTCACtagtaacagggtggtgccccgtaaattaattaattctcaatgtaattaatattaattaatcataacCAAGTGTTTCACTTACAAAACTATAGACAATCATCATATATAGTTAtaatatttaagctaataaccaaattttgtgaatctaaattataaacataatctAGATTCACATCTCCAGTTATCTCCAGTCAGGAGccataaatccaattattataatttgtgcgcctcgcatatccccaacacttAAAGCCAAAACATTcaattggtgtttttatttttaaaggacatggaagaggtgtgtgtgtgttattaataCCTAAAGTGCAAATGTCTCATTAACTAGCCACACACATTTAACAGCAAAAATTGTGCTATTTAAGCTAAAAAAcatggattggtgcttttattttgaatagaTTCAGAGTaagtctgattaattactaaacaattcAACAGTtcaatgaactaatcagtagtatgcatagagctgctacactgagcaagtttgagctgtcagtcaaagctgcagctgcgccgttgccatggagacgaaaacCGGGAAAATCAGGTTTATTCTGCTCTGTGAACGCTGAGTTGCACTGCTATTatacaggcttgttacagcaaaaccataatacctttcacaaaaataactcaacttttttaaagcagaggtttaatgagcaactgatgtaagttttatgtttgaaaacTAAAAATTGTGGCAACACTTGagattttaaaatgttgtaCCTCTGCATTTGTCTGAGACTTTTTCAGAGATACACATAGGGTCTATAAGAGGAATTCTGGAACTCTCAGCGCTTTAAGGCAGCTACAGAAGTATGGCTAGAAACGAGTAAAAAATTATGTTCATAGATTAAAAACTGTGGCTTTCAATGGGGAGAAAttgttgaaaaaagcttaataacttaaaaaatatgaaatgtaatGAAAAAGGTACATGaaagcacacttctcctttaaaagctaaatattttgatattttaacggtttctgtagctgaaagtatgctaTGTTAACTTACAAAAAACGTACGAAAGAAACAAActataactagataaagcattgccataggaaaatgcatagtaaatgcttccatgctgaatgtattcctgaagaattgcagAAAGTATCTTATAATTTAAAAAGTtgaatagctgaagcatgtaaagcatagatgaatgtatctgaagaaAATTAGGAGTTGTTTAAAGGGGAcagatcatgcaaaatccactttttagacattctggagcATTCCTATGACTCGATTGGtcacgtttacacacacacactgagcacggtagaagtgTATTTActcctttttttccacaattTGTACTTTTCTCCAATGTGATCAAAGCAAGTCGACCACCACCCCTATGATgataccgaaccaaaactgAACTCACGTCATTatcccctctcactcaccgtgaacagacgaacATGGCGGCAACTGCACCGTTTTTGCCGCCACCAAAACCTATTCAACCTACCAACAGGTCAGCAATTGAGGACTTTGtggattacttttatttttaacagaccTGCGACtgcaacactgcctcagcattagTATGTGGACTTCATTTCACCTCAGACTGCTTTGAGAACGAGGGGGCTACAATGCTGGGTTTGCTTCTTGGCTCCTGGTGAAGAAAGGATCTGTTCCTACAATCCAACATCCACTCGCTGttgtaagtacatgcttgaaacttatgatgtcttaatatatcagtttgtctgtttaaaatgtagtaacccatatgtgtgaggcaagctaaaacctagctatgctaacggctacagccagtcaaaAGGGCATTTGTCCCCTTGAAATGCGCTGCTGTAGGCTGCTGCAATCAAATACCTTTGTCGAGAAATGAAATGTGCTGCCTTGAGTTGCTATAACCCAACACACGTGCGCGGAACACCAGTGGTGTCGGCTTGTTGTCAGCTAGAACCAGAGATCGGTTGCCTGATCCGCCCGAGCAGTCTGGGTCTGTTGCAATTGTGTGGTACTTTGCCTCAAAcctagttgctaattagtcacatctctacagtaagtgttgcttatctagtcagttacctatagcttgtgtaacatagccattatatttgtaggaccattacaataatacaatttacaataaaggtaGCATTGCCTTTTTCTATACTGCAGGAGGGCACAACCCAAGGAGGGCAAGGAGGTTGTCAAccaaaaatcactgcagactgttggtacacgaaCATCTGCTGAGCTCAGGAGTGAATATATGTAGATTTACCATCTGTAAGGTAATTCCTTAGGCaacagaagattttaattggtagaTTAGCACCGCCCCCGAGCGGCAGCCCCCGGTTACGTTGTAACCATTTACTTTGTTTCTTATATTTTTCCGCACTTTTTCATTCTTGcgtgtatgagtgtgtgaatgtaGGTACTGCACTATGGAGATCAAACCTGTGGAGTTTGCTGTGCTCTTTTAaattttttctacatttttcgCTCTCGCGTCTAGGAACTCTGCACAAAGCCACAGTCCCATTGTTTACACCAGGGACCAGCTGCATGCCCAACGCGCCGATGCTACACAGAAAAAGGCCTGAGGTTCCTCGCGAGCTTAAGCGGAGAAGAGGGGGAACCCGGGCTCTTTGTCGGGCTAAAAGGAGACGGTACCAACCCACCCTGCCGCCTATcgtcatggggaacgtgagttTAAATCCTTACAAGATGGACAAGCTAAGTGCTCTCATCAGAGGGAATTACGGCAAGCTAGCGTCATGGTGTTTATAGAGACATGGCTAACAGCGCTAACACCGGACACGGCCGTGGTCCTGGACGGAATTCAACTGATGGGAGTGGACAGGACGACGGAGAACGGTAAGAGTGTTGGGGGACCTC from Betta splendens chromosome 13, fBetSpl5.4, whole genome shotgun sequence includes:
- the omgb gene encoding oligodendrocyte-myelin glycoprotein, whose product is MRMWGLRAKTMPMSCVSMICLLLLLLCGLQGGWVQSICPSVCFCTQGHRVVDCSSRGLTKLPPGLQHNIHFLNLSFNSLQDLDSQLSQYAHLRTLDLSYNRLESLPPALPRSLWDIRVVGNHLRSLEKNDTAYHWNLKVLDLSDNELEKVVFINNTLPSLQAVNLSHNRFWTVPTNMPHNLESIDLSHNFLVQILPGSLDRLPRLVNFYLHANRFSWLSEGVFDKLTRLEVMTLGGNPWACEEEENITRLLTWTEHTHATVLGCPCYTRPVCGQSRVAVPGSERHSPHWVNSNEGKLPARTPDVTSNYQLRSSHSQTGMYPDKTGLNEPGEHEAFVWTSTRFTGFSKQTSTTGDPLSATTQFKVAKTRNKSPTLQSPKTVTLAILVLTLRLKD